The following proteins are encoded in a genomic region of Amycolatopsis sulphurea:
- a CDS encoding acyl-CoA synthetase, whose translation MLDPLFPAIHAGSGKEALRFGGRSLTYAELGAAAGALAAELPAGRVAVWATPTLHTSVAVVAALLAGIPVVPLNPKIGERELAHILADSSPAQILAEPGAELPDGLAGLSRRDIPLEGAGAPPAEPDAETPALIVYTSGTTGPPKGVVLPRRAISATLDALEDAWQWSAEDVLVHGLPLFHVHGLILGILGPLRRGGSVRHLGRFSLEGVTRELSTGATMLFGVPTMYHRIAESVATGEELTAALRRARLLVSGSAALPVHDHQRITAATGQQVIERYGMTETLMNTSVRADGERKPGSVGVPLAGVGLRLVDESGAEIDGRDEVGEIQVRGPNLFTEYLNRPDATVAALDNGWFRTGDMATHDDDGYVRIVGRKATDLIKSGGYKIGAGEIENALLEHPGVAEAAVTGEPDDDLGERIVAWVVPAGYRPDAGELADHVAKLLAPHKRPRVVRYLDALPRNDMGKIMKRALG comes from the coding sequence CTGTTCCCCGCGATCCACGCCGGTTCTGGGAAGGAAGCGCTCCGGTTCGGGGGGCGATCGCTGACCTACGCCGAGCTCGGCGCCGCCGCCGGTGCGCTGGCCGCCGAGCTGCCCGCGGGCAGGGTCGCGGTGTGGGCCACCCCGACTCTGCACACCAGCGTGGCGGTGGTCGCGGCACTGCTTGCCGGGATTCCGGTGGTGCCGCTCAACCCGAAGATCGGCGAACGCGAGCTCGCGCACATTCTCGCCGACAGCAGCCCCGCGCAAATCCTCGCCGAACCGGGTGCCGAGCTGCCGGACGGGCTCGCGGGGCTGTCGCGCCGTGACATTCCCCTCGAAGGCGCCGGGGCACCGCCCGCCGAGCCGGACGCGGAGACCCCGGCGCTGATCGTCTACACCTCCGGCACCACCGGCCCACCAAAAGGCGTGGTGCTCCCCCGCCGGGCGATCTCGGCCACGCTCGACGCACTGGAGGACGCCTGGCAGTGGAGCGCTGAGGACGTGCTCGTGCACGGGCTGCCGCTGTTCCACGTGCACGGGCTGATCCTCGGCATCCTCGGTCCGCTCCGCCGCGGCGGTTCGGTACGCCATCTCGGACGGTTCTCGCTCGAAGGCGTAACGAGGGAGCTGTCCACCGGCGCCACGATGTTGTTCGGTGTGCCGACGATGTACCACCGAATTGCCGAGTCCGTGGCTACCGGCGAGGAGCTGACCGCGGCGTTGCGGCGAGCGCGGCTGCTGGTGTCCGGGTCGGCCGCGCTGCCGGTGCACGATCACCAGCGGATCACCGCGGCGACGGGGCAGCAGGTGATCGAGCGGTACGGGATGACCGAGACACTGATGAACACCAGCGTGCGAGCAGACGGGGAACGCAAGCCAGGTTCGGTCGGTGTCCCGTTGGCTGGGGTGGGCCTGCGGCTGGTCGACGAGTCCGGCGCGGAGATCGACGGCCGGGACGAAGTCGGCGAGATCCAGGTCCGCGGGCCGAACCTGTTCACCGAGTACCTGAACCGGCCGGACGCGACGGTGGCCGCGCTCGACAACGGCTGGTTCCGCACCGGCGACATGGCTACCCACGACGATGACGGATACGTGCGGATCGTCGGCCGCAAGGCGACCGACCTGATCAAGAGCGGCGGTTACAAGATCGGGGCCGGGGAAATCGAGAACGCGCTGCTGGAACATCCTGGCGTCGCCGAGGCGGCGGTGACCGGTGAACCGGACGACGATCTCGGCGAACGGATCGTGGCCTGGGTGGTGCCCGCCGGGTACCGGCCGGATGCCGGTGAGCTGGCCGACCACGTGGCGAAGCTGCTCGCCCCGCACAAGCGGCCGCGCGTCGTGCGGTATCTGGATGCGTTGCCCCGCAACGACATGGGCAAGATCATGAAGCGAGCACTCGGGTGA
- a CDS encoding carboxyl transferase domain-containing protein: MTSSFTELSVDSGEPDNPIGWPEYRQTHAAATERTGETESVVVGEARIGDVPAVLIAWEFGFLGGSLGQRTGDRIEAAFACARERKLPVVSLIATGGSRMQHGMRALSQLQRIARASAAARAEGVAQISVLRDPTTGGGWATLGAGSDVVLGLPFAQVGFAGSRVRPATSPSEAYTAEAKFEWGQVDRLVEPDELAEVLTRWLRLLASPTAEPAPPPAALREVSLPETGWEAIQAARASSRPRAAEYLDAYFGWRENVQGDRAGNVDPGVLCGFGWRDGRTIAYAAQCGTATRPAGFRTAARLVRTASRLGIPVLTLVDTPGAANDADAEQAGVGPAIAELFEAIATATVPVTTLVIGEGGSGGALAFAAPEATWMAPDAYFSVTSPEAAAAILKRPLRDVPEVTERLRVRPEDLVDLGLARGIVQP, from the coding sequence ATGACGTCGTCATTCACCGAGTTATCTGTCGACAGTGGGGAACCGGATAATCCGATCGGCTGGCCCGAGTACCGGCAGACGCACGCAGCCGCAACCGAACGTACTGGGGAGACCGAATCGGTCGTAGTCGGTGAGGCGCGTATCGGTGACGTGCCGGCTGTGTTGATCGCTTGGGAGTTCGGCTTTCTTGGGGGTTCGCTGGGGCAGCGCACGGGTGACCGGATTGAAGCTGCGTTCGCCTGTGCGAGGGAAAGAAAACTGCCGGTCGTGTCCTTGATCGCGACTGGTGGCAGCCGGATGCAGCACGGGATGCGGGCGCTTTCGCAGCTGCAGCGGATCGCCCGGGCATCGGCGGCGGCGCGGGCGGAGGGTGTCGCGCAGATCTCCGTGCTGCGCGACCCGACGACCGGGGGTGGCTGGGCGACGCTCGGCGCCGGTTCCGACGTCGTACTCGGGTTGCCCTTTGCACAGGTGGGTTTCGCCGGATCGCGCGTGCGCCCGGCGACGTCGCCTTCGGAGGCGTATACCGCTGAAGCGAAGTTCGAGTGGGGGCAAGTCGACCGCCTCGTCGAGCCGGATGAGCTCGCGGAGGTGCTCACGCGCTGGTTGCGTTTGCTCGCCTCGCCAACGGCCGAGCCCGCACCGCCGCCTGCCGCGTTGCGTGAGGTTTCCTTGCCTGAAACGGGTTGGGAAGCCATACAGGCCGCGCGCGCCTCTTCACGACCACGCGCCGCGGAATACCTCGACGCATACTTCGGCTGGCGAGAGAACGTCCAAGGCGACCGCGCGGGCAACGTCGACCCAGGGGTGCTGTGCGGCTTCGGCTGGCGGGACGGACGCACGATCGCGTACGCCGCGCAGTGCGGCACAGCGACACGTCCGGCCGGCTTCAGGACTGCGGCGCGTCTGGTGCGTACCGCATCCCGGCTCGGCATCCCCGTGCTGACGCTGGTGGACACTCCCGGCGCGGCGAACGACGCAGACGCCGAGCAGGCCGGTGTCGGCCCGGCGATCGCGGAGCTGTTCGAAGCGATAGCCACCGCCACGGTGCCGGTCACGACCTTGGTGATCGGCGAGGGCGGTTCCGGCGGGGCATTGGCATTCGCCGCTCCGGAAGCGACCTGGATGGCACCGGACGCCTATTTCTCGGTGACGTCCCCGGAAGCGGCTGCCGCCATTCTGAAGCGCCCGCTTCGGGACGTCCCGGAAGTGACGGAAAGACTTCGGGTACGGCCCGAGGACCTGGTTGACCTGGGGCTCGCCCGAGGAATTGTGCAGCCCTGA
- the alr gene encoding alanine racemase, with the protein MTASSPRAEVVIDLDAVRHNVSLLTSRASGAAVMAVVKADAYGHGAVPVARAAAEAGATWLGTCSLAEALALRAAGLTTRLFSWLDVPDVDFAPGIEADVDLGASSLVELRRIADAASRAGKRARVHLKIDTGLSRNGCPPAEWPALVEAAAASPEIDVVAVWSHLACADEPGHASIDSQAKRFTDAYDRARAAGLDPIRHLANSAALLTRPDLHFDLVRPGIATYGLNPVDTADDLRPVMTFRSAVVLTKRLPAGESVSYGQTWATPRDTTVALVPVGYADGVPRSLSGRMDVWVSGRRRPVVGRVCMDQLVVDCGDDAPAVGDEVVLFGAGDAGEPTAREWADKLGTIDYEIVTSMYRPRVRRRYVGERL; encoded by the coding sequence ATGACTGCCAGTTCCCCACGGGCCGAGGTCGTGATCGACCTCGACGCTGTGCGACACAACGTCTCCCTGCTGACCTCGCGTGCCTCCGGTGCGGCGGTGATGGCCGTGGTCAAGGCCGACGCGTACGGGCACGGCGCGGTGCCGGTCGCCCGCGCCGCAGCCGAGGCCGGCGCGACCTGGCTGGGTACGTGCTCTCTCGCCGAAGCGTTGGCGCTGCGAGCCGCAGGGCTGACCACGCGGCTGTTCAGCTGGCTCGACGTGCCTGACGTGGACTTCGCGCCGGGCATCGAGGCAGACGTCGACCTAGGTGCCAGCTCGCTCGTCGAACTGCGACGTATCGCCGACGCCGCCAGCCGTGCCGGCAAACGGGCACGCGTGCACCTGAAGATCGACACTGGCTTGTCCCGCAACGGTTGTCCGCCCGCGGAGTGGCCCGCGCTCGTCGAGGCGGCGGCTGCTTCCCCGGAGATCGATGTCGTCGCGGTGTGGTCGCACCTTGCCTGCGCGGACGAGCCCGGCCACGCGTCGATCGACTCGCAGGCGAAGCGATTCACCGACGCGTACGACCGTGCGCGGGCGGCCGGGCTGGATCCGATCCGGCACCTGGCGAACTCTGCGGCCTTGCTCACCCGGCCCGATCTGCACTTCGACCTGGTCCGTCCGGGCATCGCCACCTACGGGCTCAACCCGGTGGACACCGCCGACGACCTGCGCCCGGTGATGACCTTCCGGTCCGCAGTGGTGCTCACCAAACGGTTGCCTGCCGGGGAGTCCGTGTCGTACGGACAGACCTGGGCCACGCCGCGCGACACCACCGTGGCGCTCGTGCCCGTCGGGTACGCAGACGGCGTGCCACGGTCGCTGTCGGGCCGTATGGATGTGTGGGTCAGCGGCCGTCGACGTCCTGTCGTCGGGCGGGTGTGCATGGACCAGCTGGTGGTCGACTGTGGCGACGACGCACCGGCTGTGGGGGACGAGGTCGTGCTGTTCGGCGCGGGGGACGCAGGGGAGCCGACCGCGCGTGAGTGGGCGGACAAACTCGGCACCATCGACTACGAGATCGTCACATCGATGTACCGGCCTCGGGTTCGGCGACGCTACGTGGGGGAGCGGTTGTGA
- the tsaE gene encoding tRNA (adenosine(37)-N6)-threonylcarbamoyltransferase complex ATPase subunit type 1 TsaE produces the protein MDKVILETPEDTMAFGRALGATLRAGDLVLLAGPLGAGKTTLTRGIADGMRVGGRVSSPTFVLARVHAAGPSGVPLIHVDAYRLGGDLSQLDDLDLDTDLESSAVVVEWGEGSADRLNEDHLVVRLSRHDDDTRTATLEPHGTWTARPLPASPSRML, from the coding sequence GTGGACAAGGTGATCCTGGAGACCCCCGAGGACACGATGGCGTTCGGGCGCGCGCTGGGCGCGACGCTGCGCGCGGGCGACCTCGTGTTGCTGGCCGGTCCCTTGGGCGCCGGAAAGACCACGCTCACCCGCGGTATCGCCGACGGCATGCGCGTCGGCGGCCGAGTCAGCTCGCCCACCTTCGTACTGGCACGCGTACACGCCGCCGGTCCGAGCGGCGTCCCGCTCATCCACGTGGACGCCTACCGCCTCGGCGGCGACCTGTCCCAGCTGGACGACCTCGACCTGGACACCGACCTGGAAAGCTCCGCAGTGGTCGTCGAATGGGGCGAAGGCAGCGCGGACCGGCTCAACGAGGACCACCTGGTCGTCCGCCTGTCCCGCCACGACGACGACACCCGCACCGCCACCCTCGAACCCCACGGCACCTGGACCGCTCGCCCGCTGCCGGCGTCCCCGAGCCGAATGCTGTGA
- a CDS encoding MFS transporter, protein MRRAVGAAAVGNITEWFDFGVYGYLATTIEAQFFPPDNHALAQLATFATFAVAFLVRPLGGLFFGPLGDRIGRTKVLAITVILMATGTFLIGLIPSYAQIGIAAPILLVCARVLQGFSTGGEYAGAMTFIAEYSPDRKRGYFGSFLEFGTFVGYALGATVSSVLPLISTPAFMDSWGWRIPFMIALPLGITGVYLRTKLEETPAFQHLLEESGAREGAAAKHVLRDIFAKYWPAMLLAGGLVVTWNVTNYMLTAYMPTYLKDSDTMEAHGGHAISSTASEWLQIAVLWAAVFIIPLLGRLSDKVGRKPILWVGAGGLVVLGIPMVLLLKSGSVIAVLIGLVLMGLLLICFSATGPSTLPALFPTEVRYGSLSISFNIFVSAFAGTVSLVMSALVLATGDLNWPGYYLIVAGVVGVITLLKLKEPANKPLPGSPPAPATVEEAHELAAGR, encoded by the coding sequence ATGCGCCGGGCCGTGGGTGCGGCCGCCGTCGGGAACATCACCGAGTGGTTCGACTTCGGGGTCTACGGGTACCTTGCGACGACCATCGAGGCCCAGTTCTTCCCGCCGGACAACCACGCGCTGGCCCAGCTGGCGACCTTCGCCACGTTCGCGGTCGCGTTCCTGGTGCGCCCGCTCGGCGGGTTGTTCTTCGGCCCGCTCGGCGACCGGATCGGCCGGACCAAGGTGCTGGCCATCACGGTGATCCTGATGGCCACCGGGACATTCCTGATCGGCCTGATCCCGTCGTACGCCCAGATCGGCATCGCCGCGCCGATTCTGCTCGTCTGTGCCCGGGTCCTGCAGGGCTTCTCGACCGGCGGTGAGTACGCGGGCGCGATGACCTTCATCGCCGAGTACAGCCCGGACCGCAAACGCGGATACTTCGGGAGCTTCCTGGAATTCGGCACCTTTGTCGGATATGCGCTCGGTGCCACGGTTTCCTCGGTGCTGCCGCTGATCTCCACCCCGGCCTTCATGGACTCGTGGGGCTGGCGGATCCCGTTCATGATCGCGCTTCCGCTCGGCATCACCGGCGTCTACCTGCGGACGAAGCTCGAGGAGACGCCCGCGTTCCAGCATCTGCTCGAGGAATCCGGCGCGCGGGAGGGCGCCGCGGCCAAGCATGTGCTGCGGGACATCTTCGCGAAGTACTGGCCCGCCATGCTGCTGGCCGGTGGCCTGGTGGTCACCTGGAACGTCACCAACTACATGCTCACCGCCTACATGCCGACCTACCTCAAGGACTCGGACACGATGGAGGCGCACGGCGGGCACGCCATCTCCTCCACCGCTTCGGAGTGGCTGCAGATCGCGGTGCTGTGGGCAGCTGTGTTCATCATTCCGCTGCTGGGCAGGCTCAGCGACAAGGTCGGCCGCAAGCCGATCCTCTGGGTCGGCGCCGGTGGCCTGGTCGTGCTGGGTATCCCGATGGTGCTGCTGCTCAAGAGTGGTTCGGTGATCGCGGTGCTGATCGGGCTGGTCCTGATGGGCCTGCTGCTGATCTGCTTCTCCGCGACCGGCCCGTCCACCCTGCCCGCGCTGTTCCCGACCGAGGTTCGCTACGGCAGCCTGTCGATCTCGTTCAACATCTTCGTGTCCGCGTTCGCCGGTACCGTTTCGCTGGTGATGAGCGCGCTGGTGCTGGCCACCGGCGACCTGAACTGGCCGGGGTACTACCTGATCGTGGCCGGAGTGGTCGGCGTGATCACGTTGCTGAAGCTCAAGGAGCCCGCGAACAAGCCCCTGCCCGGTTCGCCGCCCGCGCCGGCCACCGTGGAAGAGGCCCACGAGCTGGCCGCCGGTCGCTGA
- a CDS encoding ABC transporter ATP-binding protein — protein sequence MATITYDKATRRYSGTERPAVDALNLEIADGEFLVLVGPSGSGKSTALRMLAGLEDIDEGAVWIGDRDVTQLPPRSRDIAMVFQNYALYPHMSVAQNMGFALKIAGRPASEIKQKVLDAAKLLDIEQYLDRKPKALSGGQRQRVAMGRAIVREPQVFLMDEPLSNLDAKLRVSTRTQIAALQRRLSVTTVYVTHDQVEAMTMGDRVAVLSDGLLQQCDTPRALYDKPANVFVAGFIGSPAMNLVTAKLTAEGAEVGGASVPLTPEIRAAADGNAVTLGFRPESLEVTTDAEGTLPIKVELVEELGSDAYVYGRLTAAGEATAEGSSRNVVARVDPRTPPTIGDTLHLRIRPNELHVFSGTSGQRLP from the coding sequence ATGGCCACTATCACCTACGACAAGGCGACTCGGCGGTACAGCGGCACCGAGCGCCCCGCCGTCGATGCGCTGAACCTGGAAATCGCCGACGGCGAGTTCCTGGTGCTGGTCGGCCCGTCCGGCTCCGGGAAGTCCACCGCGCTGCGCATGCTCGCCGGTCTCGAGGACATCGACGAAGGCGCGGTGTGGATCGGCGATCGCGATGTCACGCAGCTGCCGCCGCGTTCGCGCGACATCGCCATGGTGTTTCAGAACTATGCGCTGTACCCGCATATGAGCGTGGCGCAGAACATGGGCTTCGCGCTGAAGATCGCCGGCCGTCCGGCGTCGGAGATCAAGCAGAAGGTGCTCGACGCCGCGAAGCTGCTGGACATCGAGCAGTACCTCGACCGTAAGCCGAAGGCGCTCTCAGGCGGTCAACGTCAGCGGGTCGCGATGGGCCGTGCAATCGTCCGTGAACCGCAGGTGTTCCTTATGGACGAGCCGCTGTCCAATCTCGACGCGAAGCTGCGCGTGTCGACGCGTACGCAGATTGCCGCGCTACAGCGTCGGCTCTCCGTCACCACCGTGTACGTGACGCATGACCAGGTGGAAGCCATGACGATGGGAGACCGCGTCGCTGTGCTGTCGGACGGTCTGTTGCAGCAGTGCGACACCCCGCGCGCGTTGTACGACAAGCCGGCGAACGTCTTCGTCGCAGGCTTCATCGGGTCCCCGGCGATGAACCTCGTCACCGCGAAGCTCACTGCCGAAGGCGCTGAAGTCGGCGGTGCGAGCGTCCCGCTCACTCCGGAGATCCGCGCCGCGGCAGACGGTAACGCGGTCACGCTCGGTTTCCGCCCGGAGTCGCTGGAGGTGACCACCGACGCCGAGGGGACTTTGCCGATCAAGGTCGAACTGGTCGAGGAACTGGGCTCCGACGCGTACGTCTACGGCAGGCTCACCGCCGCTGGCGAAGCCACCGCGGAAGGCTCGTCACGCAACGTGGTCGCGCGCGTCGACCCGCGTACCCCACCCACCATCGGCGACACCCTGCACCTGCGGATCCGTCCGAACGAGCTGCACGTGTTCTCCGGCACCTCCGGGCAGCGCCTGCCCTGA
- a CDS encoding DeoR/GlpR family DNA-binding transcription regulator, with translation MSRTRSSDASVEQRRREILDHVIEAGEVRIDDLAARFRVSLMTMHRDLDDLDERRLLRKLRGKVEAYPALIMETASRFTLHPAEKDALAEAAIRQVEPGQTVFVDDSTTLFPLVERLSGVAGLTVVTNSLQAARLLGEGVEIVVAGGRYHPEYDSCSGPDVLALLERTHADIAFVSVSAVAVGRLFHPVRDYAELKKAVLRFANRNVLVIDHAKFGRTATYAHGTVADYDLLITSEATPTEEIEAALNAGTAVEMVEHVEEGQPYDS, from the coding sequence ATGTCCAGGACTCGCTCGTCCGATGCTTCGGTCGAGCAGCGTCGTCGGGAGATCCTCGACCACGTCATCGAGGCGGGCGAGGTGCGGATCGACGACCTCGCCGCGCGGTTCCGGGTGAGTCTCATGACGATGCACCGCGACCTCGACGACCTCGACGAGCGGCGGCTGCTGCGGAAGCTACGCGGCAAGGTCGAGGCGTACCCGGCGCTCATCATGGAAACGGCGAGCCGATTCACGCTGCACCCGGCCGAGAAGGACGCGCTGGCCGAGGCCGCGATCCGGCAGGTCGAGCCAGGCCAGACGGTGTTCGTCGACGACTCCACGACACTGTTTCCGTTGGTGGAGCGGCTTTCCGGGGTCGCGGGCCTGACCGTGGTCACCAATTCCCTGCAGGCCGCCCGGCTGCTTGGCGAAGGCGTCGAAATCGTGGTCGCCGGTGGGCGCTACCACCCCGAGTACGACTCCTGCTCTGGTCCCGATGTGCTCGCGTTGCTGGAGCGCACTCACGCGGACATAGCGTTCGTCTCGGTGAGCGCGGTCGCGGTCGGTCGGCTCTTTCACCCCGTACGCGACTATGCCGAGCTGAAGAAGGCCGTACTGCGCTTCGCGAACCGCAACGTGCTGGTGATCGACCACGCGAAGTTCGGTCGCACTGCCACGTATGCGCACGGCACGGTCGCCGATTACGACTTGCTGATCACCAGCGAGGCCACACCGACCGAAGAGATCGAGGCCGCGCTCAACGCGGGTACGGCCGTCGAGATGGTGGAACACGTCGAGGAAGGGCAGCCCTATGACAGCTGA
- the xylB gene encoding xylulokinase, with amino-acid sequence MTAELVAGVDSSTQSTKVVVCDARTGEVVRTGRAPHPEGTEVDPAAWWQAFGEATGGVLEGVSAIGIGGQQHGMVTVDEAGEVVRPALLWNDTRSAQAAKDLTEELGGPSVWAKSVGSVPVASFTVTKLRWLAEHEPKLADRVARVLLPHDWLTWRLLDRPETAVTDRGDASGTGYFSPSENAYRHDVLAHAFGGRTPELPTVLGPSDVAGHTADGMLVSAGTGDNMAAALALELAPGDAVISLGTSGTVFGVTEHGSADASGLVAGFADATGRFLPLTAALNAARVLTAGAAMLGVGLPEFDRLALSAEAGAGGLTLLPYLDGERTPNLPDATGSLHGLTRTNMSPENVARASVEGMLCGLAAGLDAVRAQGMDVRRVQLIGGGAQSAAVRAVAPIVLGVPVVIPEAGEYVALGAARQAAWALAGTAEPPAWLGEGSESRLELDEPVEAQRLVGKEIQRRHLEARQAAHGVPVKFGED; translated from the coding sequence ATGACAGCTGAGCTGGTGGCCGGGGTCGATTCGTCGACCCAGTCGACGAAGGTGGTGGTCTGTGACGCGCGCACCGGCGAAGTCGTGCGTACCGGTCGCGCGCCGCACCCGGAGGGCACCGAGGTGGACCCGGCCGCCTGGTGGCAGGCGTTCGGCGAAGCCACCGGTGGCGTACTGGAGGGCGTGTCGGCCATCGGCATCGGCGGCCAGCAGCACGGCATGGTCACTGTCGACGAAGCCGGTGAGGTCGTGCGCCCCGCGTTGCTGTGGAACGACACGCGTTCCGCTCAGGCGGCGAAAGACCTCACCGAGGAGCTGGGTGGCCCCAGCGTGTGGGCGAAGTCGGTCGGTTCGGTGCCCGTCGCAAGCTTCACAGTCACCAAGCTGCGTTGGCTCGCGGAGCACGAGCCGAAGCTTGCTGATCGCGTCGCGCGCGTACTGCTGCCGCACGATTGGCTCACCTGGCGGCTGCTCGACCGTCCAGAGACCGCGGTGACCGATCGAGGCGACGCGTCCGGCACGGGGTACTTCTCGCCCTCGGAGAACGCTTACCGGCACGACGTGCTGGCGCACGCCTTCGGCGGCCGTACGCCGGAGCTGCCTACCGTGCTCGGCCCTTCGGACGTTGCTGGGCATACTGCCGACGGCATGCTGGTCTCCGCGGGTACGGGAGACAACATGGCGGCAGCCTTGGCCCTGGAACTGGCGCCGGGCGACGCCGTGATCTCCCTTGGCACCAGTGGCACCGTTTTCGGCGTCACGGAACACGGTTCCGCCGACGCGAGTGGGCTGGTTGCCGGGTTCGCCGACGCCACCGGCCGGTTTCTTCCGTTGACCGCTGCGCTCAACGCTGCCCGTGTACTCACTGCCGGTGCCGCGATGCTGGGCGTCGGCCTGCCGGAGTTCGACCGTCTCGCGCTGTCCGCCGAAGCAGGCGCAGGCGGGCTGACGTTGCTGCCGTACCTCGATGGCGAGCGCACTCCGAACCTGCCTGACGCCACAGGCTCGTTGCATGGCCTTACGCGTACGAACATGTCGCCGGAGAACGTCGCGCGCGCTTCGGTGGAAGGCATGCTGTGCGGGCTTGCAGCCGGGTTGGACGCCGTACGCGCGCAAGGCATGGACGTACGGCGCGTACAGCTCATCGGTGGCGGCGCGCAGTCCGCTGCGGTGCGCGCGGTCGCGCCGATCGTGCTCGGTGTGCCTGTAGTCATCCCGGAAGCCGGTGAGTACGTCGCACTCGGTGCCGCGCGTCAGGCCGCCTGGGCGCTCGCCGGTACTGCTGAACCGCCGGCGTGGTTGGGCGAAGGATCGGAAAGCCGGCTTGAGCTGGACGAGCCGGTTGAGGCGCAGCGCCTCGTGGGCAAGGAAATCCAGCGTCGCCACCTCGAAGCGCGCCAAGCCGCGCACGGGGTCCCCGTGAAGTTCGGAGAGGACTGA
- a CDS encoding alpha/beta fold hydrolase, with amino-acid sequence MKPSARLWAVIGGVGALVTGAAAAVVAAQQRKPSEDSPPEEPLGELKPDRTSTVAAEDGTPLSAEEIDPSDGEKPELTLVGVHGFALSRRSWHFQRRDVASLRLPRVRQVYYDHRSHGQSGKASPETSTIEQLAHDLDSVLRALVPEGPIVLMGHSMGGMVIMELAAQRPELFEERVCGVAFIATAAGEVGARGLPRSLLSKYNPLTRGVGELAGWQPGLVEFVRAAGGQLTRQATRRLAFGSRDVSPQLVDFMLEMLGVTSVRGLLNFVDTLGSHNRYAALAGLKHAQVLVIGGDSDRFTPFSHAERIAAELPDAELVRVRGAGHMVLLEQPELVNSYLIDLLQRCGGSAAPNRRNWWWTR; translated from the coding sequence GTGAAGCCTTCAGCACGGTTGTGGGCAGTCATCGGCGGCGTGGGCGCTTTGGTCACCGGCGCGGCTGCCGCGGTCGTGGCCGCGCAACAGCGGAAGCCGAGCGAGGACTCGCCCCCCGAAGAGCCGTTGGGAGAGTTGAAGCCGGACCGGACCTCGACTGTCGCCGCTGAGGACGGTACGCCGCTTTCGGCGGAGGAAATCGATCCTTCGGACGGTGAGAAGCCGGAACTGACCCTTGTCGGCGTACACGGCTTCGCGCTGTCTCGCCGTTCGTGGCACTTCCAGCGCCGCGACGTCGCTTCGCTGCGGTTGCCTCGCGTACGGCAGGTCTACTACGACCATCGCAGCCACGGTCAGTCCGGCAAAGCTTCCCCCGAGACGTCGACCATCGAACAGCTTGCGCACGATCTCGACAGCGTGCTGCGTGCGTTGGTACCTGAAGGGCCGATAGTCCTCATGGGACACTCCATGGGCGGCATGGTGATCATGGAACTTGCGGCGCAGCGTCCGGAACTGTTTGAGGAACGCGTATGCGGCGTCGCGTTCATCGCCACTGCGGCCGGCGAAGTCGGCGCACGCGGGTTGCCGCGTTCGTTGCTGTCGAAGTACAACCCGCTCACTCGCGGCGTCGGTGAGCTGGCGGGTTGGCAGCCGGGGCTCGTGGAGTTCGTACGCGCCGCCGGTGGACAGCTCACCCGGCAGGCGACGCGTCGGCTCGCCTTCGGCAGCCGCGACGTATCGCCACAGCTGGTCGACTTCATGCTGGAAATGCTCGGAGTGACGTCGGTACGCGGGTTGCTGAACTTCGTCGACACGCTCGGCAGTCACAACCGCTATGCCGCGCTGGCCGGCCTGAAACACGCGCAGGTACTCGTGATCGGCGGCGACTCGGACCGCTTCACGCCCTTCTCGCACGCCGAGCGGATCGCAGCCGAACTGCCAGACGCCGAGCTGGTGCGCGTACGCGGCGCCGGCCACATGGTGCTACTCGAACAACCCGAGCTGGTGAACAGCTATCTCATAGACCTACTGCAACGCTGTGGTGGCAGCGCGGCCCCGAACCGGCGGAACTGGTGGTGGACAAGGTGA